The Leptospira sp. WS39.C2 genome contains a region encoding:
- a CDS encoding ABC transporter ATP-binding protein: MFGTFYRIVQSSKTAFQLAYRSSPILTILISFLTIVNGLFPSTLVWIGKLIIDSILISNIEYENWSNLLQSNTAFYVYLEGIITIFYFGAQKLYFLCTTLLRIRLGHEVNEKILSKAITLELSQFENSETYDQMTQARSEASSKPLSMVNRFFTIAQSSITIVSFFGLLVKLSPIASIILVIAAIPTFIAETRFSNHTFRLFRWKAKETREQVYLETLMAREDNAKEILLFNLGKEFLNRYKNNFLKIYSEDKKLTIRKSFVSFLLGLISQFAFYGSYLWIVSLALLKKITLGEMTMYLVIFRQGQTTFANALSAFGGIYEDHLYIENLMEFLNLPIPKKLGSYKNLQKKTGIIFDNVSFLYPGSTKDSLTDVSFELLAGEKLAIVGENGSGKTTLIKLLTRLYSPSSGNIYLDGINLTDWDEVTLRERFGVIFQNFVQYQFKVGDNIGMGDVNREQTESQWVNAAKLGMAHDFVTRLELGYETRLGKWFQDGRELSGGQWQKIALSRAFMRTKADILILDEPTSAIDAEAEMQVFEHFREHTLGKTVILISHRFSTVRMADKILVLEQGKKTEWGDHNTLLSKKGKYEKLFRLQQAGYQ; encoded by the coding sequence ATGTTTGGAACTTTTTATCGCATTGTTCAATCATCCAAAACTGCATTCCAATTAGCTTACAGAAGTTCCCCCATACTTACAATACTCATTTCATTTTTGACAATCGTAAATGGACTATTTCCTTCTACTTTGGTTTGGATTGGAAAACTAATTATTGATTCCATATTAATATCCAATATAGAATATGAAAATTGGAGTAACTTATTACAATCCAATACGGCATTTTATGTTTATCTAGAAGGTATAATCACTATATTTTATTTTGGAGCACAAAAATTATATTTTTTATGCACTACACTCCTTCGGATAAGACTTGGACATGAAGTAAATGAAAAAATTCTCTCCAAAGCAATCACATTGGAACTTAGCCAATTCGAAAATTCAGAAACATACGATCAAATGACTCAAGCGAGATCAGAGGCCTCATCCAAACCTCTATCGATGGTAAATCGATTTTTTACCATCGCTCAATCATCAATCACCATTGTAAGTTTTTTTGGATTATTAGTAAAACTATCTCCTATAGCTTCCATAATTTTAGTTATAGCTGCAATTCCAACATTTATAGCAGAAACAAGATTTTCAAATCATACATTTCGACTTTTTCGATGGAAAGCAAAGGAAACTAGAGAACAAGTTTATTTAGAAACCTTAATGGCTAGAGAAGACAATGCAAAAGAAATTTTACTTTTTAATTTAGGAAAAGAATTTTTAAATCGATATAAGAATAATTTTCTTAAAATATATTCGGAAGACAAGAAGTTAACCATCAGAAAAAGTTTTGTTAGTTTTTTATTGGGATTAATTAGTCAGTTTGCTTTTTATGGATCCTATTTATGGATTGTGAGTCTTGCATTATTAAAAAAAATTACCTTAGGCGAGATGACAATGTATTTGGTAATCTTTCGGCAAGGCCAAACTACATTTGCAAACGCCCTTTCTGCTTTTGGTGGAATTTACGAAGACCATTTGTATATCGAAAACTTAATGGAATTTTTGAATTTACCAATTCCAAAAAAATTGGGATCTTATAAAAATTTACAAAAGAAAACAGGTATAATATTTGATAATGTATCTTTTTTGTACCCTGGCTCCACCAAAGATTCACTAACGGACGTTAGTTTTGAGTTACTCGCTGGCGAAAAGTTGGCAATCGTCGGAGAAAATGGATCAGGTAAAACCACTTTAATCAAATTACTTACTCGATTGTACTCACCTTCATCAGGCAATATTTATTTGGATGGTATCAATCTCACAGATTGGGACGAAGTAACTTTACGTGAACGTTTCGGAGTCATTTTCCAAAATTTTGTCCAATACCAATTTAAGGTCGGAGATAATATTGGAATGGGTGATGTGAATCGAGAACAAACAGAATCACAATGGGTAAATGCAGCTAAATTAGGTATGGCTCATGATTTTGTCACAAGATTAGAGTTAGGATACGAAACAAGACTCGGCAAATGGTTCCAAGATGGACGGGAATTGTCTGGAGGGCAATGGCAAAAAATCGCATTGTCTCGTGCTTTTATGAGAACCAAAGCAGACATCTTAATACTTGATGAACCAACCTCTGCTATTGATGCGGAAGCGGAAATGCAAGTATTTGAACACTTTAGAGAACACACTCTCGGAAAAACAGTCATATTAATATCACATAGATTTTCAACCGTCAGAATGGCAGACAAAATTCTTGTTTTAGAACAAGGGAAAAAAACCGAATGGGGTGATCATAATACCTTACTTTCTAAAAAAGGAAAATATGAAAAACTATTTCGATTGCAACAAGCAGGTTATCAATAA
- a CDS encoding methyl-accepting chemotaxis protein, producing the protein MDEKYSNLGMRKLKELIDSFGERSKEIGSVASSIQQVAKQTNLLALNASIEAARAGEHGRGFEIVANEVTKLSFQTSEATKKISDILTRINLENSEANADVLEMEKQSIIEYTELWTNNIAKELESKFYIMATSLYGLKFLIQSLVHANIGMKREHLLLILQEYLIQNEQQLAYAICCEPNVIDEKDHEYMNKEGHDQIGRFVPYCHRHTGRISIEPLQGYDIPGENEWYILPRDLGEDVMMEPYDYPIEGKTVKMTSLMTNLFLHSKFAGILGADFSLEQLQLELSPRKIFGIGSTSLVTYEGNFASHPDIETLGTKVEALTSEGLLAIQKGESYTHIDSNQTVRILKPVRVGHSKRPWSILVEFNIISVLKK; encoded by the coding sequence ATGGATGAAAAGTATTCAAATTTGGGGATGCGAAAACTCAAAGAACTCATTGATTCCTTTGGAGAAAGATCGAAAGAGATTGGTTCCGTAGCATCATCGATCCAACAAGTTGCCAAACAGACCAACTTACTCGCATTAAATGCTTCAATTGAAGCAGCAAGAGCGGGAGAACATGGCAGAGGATTTGAAATTGTCGCAAATGAAGTTACTAAACTTTCATTCCAAACATCAGAAGCCACAAAAAAAATATCAGATATCTTAACTAGAATCAATTTAGAAAATTCTGAAGCAAATGCAGATGTTTTGGAAATGGAGAAACAATCCATTATAGAATATACAGAATTATGGACAAATAATATCGCCAAAGAACTTGAATCAAAGTTTTATATCATGGCTACTTCATTATATGGCCTGAAATTTTTAATACAGAGTTTAGTTCATGCAAACATTGGGATGAAACGAGAACACTTACTTCTTATTTTACAAGAGTATCTCATCCAAAATGAACAACAACTTGCGTATGCAATCTGTTGTGAACCCAACGTGATTGATGAAAAAGATCATGAATATATGAATAAAGAAGGCCATGATCAAATAGGGAGATTTGTTCCATATTGCCATAGGCATACCGGTCGTATCTCGATAGAACCATTACAAGGTTATGATATTCCTGGTGAAAATGAATGGTATATATTACCTCGTGATTTGGGCGAGGATGTGATGATGGAACCTTACGATTACCCAATAGAAGGGAAAACTGTAAAAATGACAAGCCTTATGACAAACCTATTCCTTCATTCCAAATTTGCAGGAATTTTAGGCGCTGATTTTTCACTCGAACAATTACAGTTAGAATTATCCCCTAGGAAAATTTTTGGAATTGGATCCACTTCCCTTGTCACTTACGAAGGGAATTTTGCATCCCACCCAGATATTGAGACATTAGGAACTAAAGTAGAGGCATTAACCTCAGAAGGACTTCTAGCCATTCAAAAAGGGGAAAGTTATACGCACATTGATTCGAACCAAACGGTCAGAATTTTGAAACCAGTTCGCGTTGGCCATAGCAAACGTCCATGGAGTATCTTAGTTGAATTTAATATTATTTCTGTTTTGAAAAAGTAA
- a CDS encoding polyprenol monophosphomannose synthase: MKDKTSIILPTYNEAGNIKNCVETITKTLEKDGIYFEIIIVDDNSPDGTFEVAKVLAEYDSRIRPFVRLTEKGLSSAVTFGYDKAEGDKFVVVDADFQHDYTKIPDLIRLLKENDIVVATRRSQDGGYGNFPILRKLASLFATKISEWLFPVKISDPMSGFFGIRKSVYLDTKDKLHPRGYKILFEILGVVKTDKIAEIGYTFGLRTWGQSKLDSGVIFYFLWDLVSIKWYQWRQSHQFFFGSKRRNSHIHP, from the coding sequence ATGAAAGATAAAACAAGTATTATACTACCTACATATAACGAAGCAGGAAATATTAAAAACTGCGTTGAAACAATTACAAAAACTCTGGAAAAGGATGGAATTTACTTTGAAATCATCATAGTAGATGACAATTCACCAGATGGAACTTTCGAGGTCGCAAAAGTATTAGCTGAATATGATTCAAGGATCAGACCATTTGTGAGGCTCACAGAAAAAGGATTGAGTTCTGCCGTAACATTTGGTTATGACAAGGCAGAAGGAGATAAGTTTGTTGTTGTGGATGCAGATTTCCAACATGACTACACAAAAATCCCTGATCTGATACGTCTTTTGAAAGAAAATGATATCGTAGTTGCAACAAGAAGGAGTCAAGATGGAGGTTATGGTAATTTTCCCATCTTACGTAAGTTAGCTAGTTTGTTTGCTACCAAAATTTCAGAATGGTTGTTCCCTGTAAAAATATCTGATCCAATGAGTGGCTTTTTTGGAATCAGAAAATCAGTTTATTTGGATACAAAAGACAAACTTCATCCAAGAGGTTACAAAATTCTTTTTGAAATCTTAGGTGTTGTAAAAACCGATAAAATAGCTGAAATTGGTTATACATTTGGGCTTCGCACTTGGGGACAATCCAAACTGGATTCAGGTGTAATCTTTTATTTTCTTTGGGATTTAGTTTCCATTAAGTGGTACCAATGGAGGCAATCACACCAATTCTTTTTCGGATCTAAAAGGAGAAATTCCCATATCCATCCATAA
- a CDS encoding pseudouridine synthase, whose amino-acid sequence MTKERLDKILGNLGLGSRSDVKKDIYQGNVKVNERVIKDPGFKVSLSDIVTYYDETLIRKEFYYFMMNKAPDCITATEDPREKTVMDYLNDRHKNMNLFPVGRLDKETEGLLLFTTDGTLAHYYTSPKHFVEKEYYAEISLPVTSDDIKKFETGIELDDGYKTLPARLAVPDLANPHIATVWLKEGKYRQIRRMFQSLGKEVLYLKRVKMGNLELDQNLELGGYRELTEEEEKLLKTKLPIIQ is encoded by the coding sequence ATGACGAAAGAAAGATTGGATAAAATTCTTGGAAATTTAGGTTTGGGATCTCGGTCAGATGTGAAAAAGGATATTTACCAAGGTAATGTTAAAGTGAATGAAAGAGTGATCAAGGATCCAGGTTTTAAAGTCTCATTATCAGACATTGTTACCTATTATGATGAAACTTTGATTCGCAAAGAATTTTATTATTTCATGATGAATAAAGCTCCAGATTGTATCACCGCAACAGAAGACCCAAGAGAAAAAACGGTTATGGACTATTTAAACGATAGGCATAAAAATATGAATTTATTTCCGGTAGGTAGATTAGATAAAGAAACAGAGGGTTTGTTATTATTTACAACAGATGGTACTTTGGCACATTATTACACTTCTCCAAAACATTTTGTTGAAAAAGAGTATTATGCTGAAATCTCATTACCAGTTACTTCAGATGATATAAAAAAATTTGAAACTGGTATTGAATTAGATGATGGATATAAGACTTTACCAGCAAGATTAGCCGTTCCTGATCTTGCAAATCCTCATATAGCGACCGTTTGGCTTAAAGAAGGAAAATACAGACAAATTCGGAGAATGTTTCAAAGTTTAGGAAAAGAAGTTTTGTATTTAAAACGAGTGAAAATGGGCAATTTGGAATTAGACCAAAATTTGGAGTTAGGAGGTTATCGGGAACTAACTGAAGAAGAAGAAAAATTATTGAAAACCAAATTACCTATCATTCAATAA
- a CDS encoding ArnT family glycosyltransferase codes for MIYPLALILLFIFGVLLGSPDAPFPQGDEIMHIRSVRESLELGSIVIPSLSGLPNPYKPPLLFWMGMSMDSIFGISYFSERLVSTLFGIGTLILLFQLSFRISKSKSEAFLTTILFGFSFLSLKFFGLLMMEGPMVFFLLFYFYTFYLYKVTNKNQYLILGSLVSGIGYLLKGPILHVYILLFLVSYFYVKVIRFRKGKISFQWKQIWKEKVILLTYSLTFILPIAWILFLYFQVPSGKDLLRFFFITENVGKFYSTNQSGLRIWFGWLLYTIPFTIPFLQLIWNSLRKQKQNKNQIYIMVFLVFFLLVTVLHLLPNRKDPYYVTPFISFLFLLPALQNVTWRSILITKTNLYAILLVYILLLMASIILRLHFLFLFTILAILLLVGALYFSQNKERQWHIIVYTQVLILPMIVFFLLKPMADPEIGEVTKQAEQETICVVAENPWTAMDVQNKLKRAQVQFALPLTINENCSKSNYLISFVPAEIPSEFQKISSWYQWKQHLQLNSKSLVRSILRMEKQKFQTEIILWKRGESI; via the coding sequence ATGATTTACCCTTTGGCACTTATACTACTGTTCATTTTTGGAGTATTACTCGGATCGCCTGATGCTCCTTTCCCCCAAGGGGATGAAATCATGCACATTCGTTCGGTCCGAGAGAGTTTGGAACTTGGAAGCATTGTAATCCCAAGTTTGTCTGGCCTACCCAATCCATATAAACCCCCTCTTCTTTTTTGGATGGGAATGTCAATGGACTCAATATTTGGGATCAGTTATTTTTCCGAACGACTCGTTTCAACACTCTTTGGTATTGGCACATTGATTTTACTTTTCCAGTTATCATTTCGCATCAGTAAATCAAAGTCAGAAGCATTCCTTACTACAATCCTCTTTGGATTTTCATTTTTATCATTGAAATTCTTCGGTCTATTGATGATGGAAGGGCCAATGGTATTTTTTTTACTCTTCTATTTTTATACATTTTATTTGTACAAAGTTACAAACAAAAACCAATATTTAATCTTAGGGAGTTTGGTTTCTGGCATTGGGTATTTACTCAAAGGACCAATTTTACACGTTTATATTCTTTTATTCCTCGTTAGTTATTTTTATGTGAAAGTCATTCGCTTTCGAAAAGGAAAAATTTCTTTTCAATGGAAACAAATTTGGAAAGAAAAAGTAATCCTGCTTACCTATTCACTTACATTCATTCTACCAATTGCCTGGATTTTATTTTTGTATTTTCAAGTTCCTTCTGGGAAGGACCTCTTGCGATTTTTCTTTATCACTGAGAATGTTGGGAAATTTTATTCAACAAACCAATCAGGATTAAGGATTTGGTTTGGATGGCTTTTGTATACCATTCCATTTACAATACCATTTTTACAATTGATATGGAATTCACTTAGGAAACAAAAACAAAATAAGAACCAAATTTACATTATGGTCTTTTTGGTATTTTTTCTTTTGGTTACGGTTCTTCACTTACTTCCAAATAGAAAGGATCCTTATTATGTAACGCCATTCATTAGTTTTCTATTTTTACTCCCAGCATTACAAAATGTTACTTGGCGTTCAATTCTCATTACAAAAACAAATTTATATGCCATTTTATTGGTTTATATCCTTTTGTTAATGGCATCAATTATCTTAAGACTACATTTTCTGTTTTTATTTACTATTCTTGCGATACTTTTGTTAGTGGGTGCTTTATATTTTTCCCAAAACAAAGAACGTCAGTGGCATATCATTGTTTACACTCAAGTGTTAATTCTTCCAATGATTGTATTCTTTTTACTTAAACCAATGGCTGATCCTGAGATAGGAGAAGTAACAAAACAGGCAGAACAGGAAACCATTTGTGTTGTCGCGGAAAACCCGTGGACAGCCATGGATGTCCAAAATAAATTAAAAAGGGCACAAGTGCAATTTGCTCTCCCTCTTACCATAAACGAGAATTGTTCCAAATCAAACTATCTCATCAGTTTTGTTCCCGCTGAAATTCCAAGTGAATTCCAAAAGATAAGTTCATGGTACCAATGGAAACAACACCTTCAGTTGAATTCTAAATCACTAGTGAGATCAATTTTAAGAATGGAAAAACAGAAATTCCAAACTGAGATAATTTTATGGAAAAGAGGAGAATCAATATGA
- a CDS encoding SDR family oxidoreductase, producing the protein MDIDSLLRELKSLLDSPKDLVTIPEEKRLELLILCGKISRPDRNEVRRRNRTVRVEKKQVLKAQEKQKTSLTGIRRARESTVFKAPLQISNQAGWSWENATELSQPKPCYICKTPFTKLHFFYDSMCPNCAELNYSKRYQTADLRGSVAVITGSRLKIGYQTTLLLLRSGVRVIATTRFPIDSAIRFSKESDFHLWKDRLQIFGLDLRHTPSVEIFCKFLENHLERLDILINNAAQTVRRPPGFYSHLLEIENTPIKDLSEEVQKLLSFYQHCKNELDSYRSDSEMKDTATALAVSWNHKTPGVGIRSSAALSQIPYSHDNSQELEAVFPEGKLDADLQQVDLRKTNSWRLKLGEINTSEMLEVQLVNAVAPFVLCNRLVGIMRKDNTGKKHIINVSAMEGKFHRFKKEDRHPHTNMAKAALNMMTHTSAEDFAKDGIFMNAVDTGWVTDEDPIELAKRKQELHDFQPPLDIVDGAARVVDPLFDGVNTGKHWIGKFLKDYFPIDW; encoded by the coding sequence ATGGACATCGATTCTTTACTTCGTGAATTAAAATCTCTTTTAGATTCACCGAAAGATCTCGTCACAATACCAGAAGAAAAACGCCTAGAACTTCTCATCCTATGCGGAAAAATTTCGAGACCTGATCGAAATGAAGTTCGAAGAAGAAACCGAACAGTCCGCGTTGAAAAAAAACAAGTTTTAAAAGCACAAGAAAAGCAGAAGACTTCATTAACTGGCATTAGACGAGCGAGAGAATCGACGGTCTTCAAAGCTCCTCTACAAATTTCAAATCAAGCAGGTTGGTCTTGGGAAAATGCAACAGAATTGTCCCAACCAAAACCTTGTTATATATGTAAAACTCCCTTTACCAAACTTCATTTTTTTTATGATTCAATGTGTCCTAATTGTGCGGAACTAAATTATTCCAAAAGATACCAAACAGCAGATCTACGGGGAAGTGTTGCTGTGATCACTGGGTCACGTTTGAAAATTGGTTATCAAACAACACTTTTGTTATTAAGGTCAGGAGTAAGAGTCATTGCTACTACTCGATTTCCAATCGATTCAGCCATCCGTTTTTCTAAAGAATCGGATTTTCACTTATGGAAAGACAGATTACAAATATTCGGATTGGATTTACGCCACACACCTAGTGTTGAAATATTCTGTAAATTTTTAGAAAATCACTTAGAAAGATTGGATATTCTCATCAATAATGCAGCGCAAACGGTAAGAAGGCCACCAGGATTTTATTCCCACCTATTAGAAATAGAAAATACACCGATTAAAGATTTATCAGAAGAAGTTCAGAAATTATTAAGTTTTTACCAACATTGTAAAAATGAATTGGATTCCTACCGTTCTGATTCTGAAATGAAAGACACTGCGACTGCTCTTGCAGTCAGTTGGAACCATAAAACTCCTGGAGTAGGAATTCGTTCTTCGGCCGCACTCTCACAAATTCCTTATTCACATGATAATTCACAAGAATTGGAAGCTGTTTTTCCTGAAGGAAAATTAGATGCAGATTTACAACAAGTGGACCTTCGTAAAACAAATAGTTGGCGATTGAAATTAGGTGAAATTAATACTTCCGAAATGTTAGAGGTACAACTTGTCAATGCGGTAGCTCCTTTTGTATTGTGTAATCGATTGGTAGGTATTATGCGAAAGGATAATACAGGAAAAAAGCATATTATCAATGTTTCCGCAATGGAAGGCAAGTTCCATCGATTCAAAAAAGAAGACAGACACCCTCATACGAATATGGCAAAAGCAGCTCTCAATATGATGACTCATACTTCAGCAGAAGACTTCGCCAAAGATGGAATTTTTATGAATGCCGTTGATACTGGTTGGGTTACCGATGAAGATCCCATTGAACTTGCAAAACGTAAACAGGAATTACATGATTTCCAACCACCCCTAGATATTGTGGATGGTGCAGCAAGGGTGGTTGATCCATTGTTTGATGGAGTGAATACTGGCAAACATTGGATCGGTAAATTCTTAAAAGACTATTTCCCGATTGATTGGTAA
- a CDS encoding thioesterase family protein, protein MSQIFRKTLTTQHFDLDWNRHVTSRTYEKFAYDARCEVLKIFGYPIELMLNTNISYIPGSTYVRFLNQQFVNSEVTVETQIFEFENSSLLWKQSILGSDGKKACEMETTSSLVQNGKNIQIHNLPNLSTTPYLFTIHPKPTNQNTVTHDYYIPYSDMNCFWNLPSDSIWKIFEEGRFLFFKEIVDLNLIKETDSTTFFMGGEILIHKQPEPGTPVKILSWIERFEKIRFYFRQDIIDSNGNLLASMKDEQLFVSLSNSRPKRAPSAFFYKIERFIE, encoded by the coding sequence ATGAGTCAAATTTTTCGCAAAACCTTAACTACTCAGCACTTTGATTTAGACTGGAATCGCCATGTCACAAGCCGAACGTATGAAAAATTTGCCTATGATGCACGCTGCGAGGTCTTAAAAATATTTGGATATCCAATTGAACTAATGTTAAATACGAATATAAGTTATATTCCTGGTTCCACATACGTTCGATTTTTAAACCAACAATTCGTGAATTCTGAAGTAACCGTTGAAACTCAAATTTTTGAATTCGAAAACTCGAGTCTATTATGGAAACAATCAATTTTGGGATCTGATGGAAAAAAAGCCTGTGAAATGGAAACAACATCTAGTTTGGTTCAGAATGGAAAAAATATACAAATTCATAATTTGCCAAATTTAAGCACAACACCGTACTTATTTACAATCCACCCTAAACCAACAAATCAAAATACCGTTACGCATGACTATTATATACCTTATAGTGATATGAATTGTTTCTGGAATTTACCTTCTGATTCTATTTGGAAAATTTTCGAAGAAGGTCGTTTTTTATTTTTTAAAGAAATTGTAGATTTGAATTTAATCAAAGAAACAGACTCAACTACTTTTTTTATGGGTGGTGAAATTTTAATCCATAAACAACCGGAACCAGGGACTCCGGTCAAAATATTAAGTTGGATTGAAAGATTTGAAAAAATTCGATTTTATTTTCGACAGGACATTATTGATTCCAATGGGAATTTACTTGCAAGCATGAAAGACGAACAGCTGTTTGTTTCCCTATCGAATTCCCGCCCTAAAAGAGCACCTTCAGCATTTTTCTATAAAATCGAACGTTTTATTGAATGA
- a CDS encoding STAS domain-containing protein, translating into MVTKFETEKNYRIETNRLDLYSAQGLEEDMTKLFQHGTSAIYIDFSNVEEVSSAVLGLLLYKKMTFQKKGVMLFLTNVKPQIQKVLKILNLSGHLLLR; encoded by the coding sequence ATGGTTACGAAATTCGAAACAGAAAAAAATTACCGAATAGAAACCAACCGATTGGATTTGTATTCTGCACAAGGTTTGGAAGAAGATATGACAAAACTTTTCCAACACGGAACCAGTGCCATTTACATTGACTTTTCCAATGTGGAAGAAGTATCTTCTGCAGTTCTTGGATTACTTTTATACAAAAAGATGACATTCCAAAAAAAAGGAGTCATGTTATTTTTAACAAATGTAAAACCACAAATCCAAAAGGTATTAAAAATATTAAATCTAAGTGGCCATTTACTGCTTCGATGA